One Phocoena phocoena chromosome 5, mPhoPho1.1, whole genome shotgun sequence genomic region harbors:
- the GSX2 gene encoding GS homeobox 2: MSRSFYVDSLIIKDSSRPAPSLPEPHPGPDFFIPLGMPSPLVMSVSGTGCPSRKSGAFCVCPLCVTSHLHSPRGPASSSCGSAGTGSAGAGGGGAAAAAGALPLLKSQFSSGPGDAQFCPRVSHAHHHHHPPQHHHHHHQPQQPGSAAAAAAAAAAAAAAAALGHPQHHAPVCTATTYNVADPRRFHCLTMGGSEASQVPNGKRMRTAFTSTQLLELEREFSSNMYLSRLRRIEIATYLNLSEKQVKIWFQNRRVKHKKEGKGTQRNSHTGCKCVGSQAHYARSEDEDSLSPVSANDDKEISPL, translated from the exons ATGTCGCGCTCCTTCTATGTCGACTCGCTCATCATCAAGGACTCCTCACGGCCCGCGCCCTCGCTTCCTGAGCCGCACCCCGGGCCAGATTTCTTCATCCCGCTGGGCATGCCATCCCCGTTGGTGATGTCCGTGTCCGGGACGGGCTGCCCGTCCCGCAAGAGCGGTGCGTTCTGCGTTTGCCCGCTCTGCGTCACTTCGCACCTGCACTCCCCTCGGGGGCCCGCGAGCTCCAGCTGCGGGAGCGCAGGGACCGGGAGTGCCGGGGCCGGGGGTGGCGGGGCGGCGGCAGCCGCCGGGGCGTTGCCCCTGCTCAAGAGTCAGTTCTCTTCGGGTCCTGGGGACGCACAATTCTGCCCGCGTGTGAGCCACGcgcaccatcaccaccaccctccgcagcaccaccatcaccaccaccagccccaGCAGCCCGGCTCGGCTgcagcggcggcggctgcggcggcggccgcggcggccgcggcggccTTGGGGCACCCGCAGCACCACGCACCTGTCTGCACCGCCACCACCTACAACGTGGCGGACCCGCGGAGATTCCACTGCCTCACCATGG GGGGTTCGGAGGCCAGCCAGGTACCCAATGGCAAGAGGATGAGGACGGCGTTCACTAGCACGCAGCTCCTGGAGCTGGAGCGGGAATTCTCTTCCAATATGTACTTGTCTCGACTCCGGAGGATCGAGATCGCCACGTACCTGAACCTGTCAGAGAAGCAGGTGAAAATCTGGTTTCAGAACCGCAGGGTGAAGCataagaaggaagggaagggcacACAGAGGAACAGCCACACGGGCTGCAAGTGCGTCGGCAGCCAGGCGCACTACGCGCGCTCAGAGGACGAGGACTCCTTGTCGCCGGTCTCGGCCAACGATGACAAGGAGATTTCCCCATTATGA